ATCATCGTGccgataatatttcaattttagacAATCGTGGAATTTTGATGTCAACTTTATGCTCGTTGCATTTACATTAAACATCAATGCGTAATGCGACAATCCATCTACGCACGAATTTGAATAGGTTCTATGCTCGATTGCATATGAATAATGCAATGTTTGGAAGCCTTTATACATATTCTTTAAGCATTagtataattgtttattataatttagtataattgttttctaagaaaatattagtaatatttgTTTCGTAAAAGATGACTCGAAAAATGACAATTCAGAGAAGGCGacggaaataatttattagaaagaaaaattctctAAGTAAGATTCTTCTGTGTTAGCgcgtattttttattcttaggaagaaaaagagatgcTTAAAcaatcaacaaaattaaagattataagaaaaaaataaataaaataaaatattcttgtatcAGTTTTGCAGTTGAACTTGAATTGCGCTTGATGTCAAACGTGCACATTATTTGCATGAACGATGACTCGTAGATCATCAGGGAAAACGCTCAGTTTCGCAGCTACTAGTTAAATTGTCTTTGTTTTCGTGCACTGGTTGCGGATAACGATCTCTTGCTGTTTGAAGCTCTGTTATTACCTGAGCGGGTTCATCAGCTTCTCCGTCACGTAATCGTCGCAGAAGGAATTCTCGAAGGACAGGTAGAAAAAGTAGTTCGGCTCGACTACATCGCTAAAACAGCTCTTGCCTCTGCTGCAGCGAAATGTGCCGCACCCGCCGTAGATGTCGACGCCTATGTGCTTCGACAGCTCCTCCACGTACTTTAGCCGGCCACTTTTGGCCTGGCAATTGCTTACAAACCAAGTTACCAGCTTGCTCTTACCCCTGACGACGTCCAATATCGCAGACGGCACCTCGTCGTCTACCGCTTCCTCTACACCTGTGGAAACTGATTAGTTCTCGCCTACTTGAGGTAATTCGCGCAGTGAGAAGACACACATCCGAGAATTCGTCATTGGAATATTCATAGATTTAAgaatctttgaaaattttattttacacagtgaaataaaaagacagaGAATTTAACTACGTTTCATGAACGTgcacatacaaaaaatatagagaTCGGCAACAAAATCTTTCTAATTCGTTCTCGTTTGTGATTTTAAAACCATGCCGTTCAACAACtaataattggaaaatttttgtacgtcgaataaaaattaagcaacatttattttgaagaaacatttttttattggttgCAAAACGGCattgaataagaaaaaaataaatatacaaagtgCAAGGATACATTACTTGTATTTCGGTAAGCGCTCCAATCAGGGTTCTTTGAAGGTGCGACGAACTTgccactttttatttcttcgacGAAGGCGTAAGTCCATGGTATATCACTGTCGAGCCGGTATGTCATCGTGAGATTGAAATAGTCCTCGAAGTCAGAAGGCACTTGTCTATTTGCTGGACTTTCTAAGTTGACGTAAACGTAGAGTTGCTTCGGCTTCCGCCTTGCCGGCATGTCATATTTATTCAGCTCATTACCATGAAAAAGAATCGCATCGTAGTCTTCCACATTTAAATAGTCCCGGTCATTGAAGATCTTACATGTATTGATGGGACAATCGCGGAAAATATCGCCTTCTCCGAAATAAAAGTTTCTGTCACCGAAGAATGTGTTCCATAGAAGAATGGTCTTCATGCCTTTTCTTCTATATTCTTTTGTATCGATCATTTTTTCTACAAACTCATTTTCTTCAGGAAGTACGTATGCTCTGACAAACATTTcctttattttgaaattatcataaaaaactatGAAGTAAAGACACGTCAAGATCGAAGTTACGATCAGACTGACGAAGAAATATGACTTCTTGTTCATTGTTTTTGCCATTGTTATGTTCtctcaaaaatattctatcCACATGTTTTGCAGCTGATGTATTAATTGCGACATTGCGTATTATTTCGCATCTTTGGGTCTGCTTATTATTCTCACGTATCTAACATGGCATAACGTATTCATAAATTCATCCGAATAAAGTCATGTCGAGTAATTATCTTAACATGTTATTGAATCTTTTTTAAGTGTTTAAGTAGATGTCTTATTTCGCATTtatctatttctattatatgacAGAAGTTTTGTAGGAAAAAGATCATAATAATGAGGATTGTAGAAAAACCAGCTTGGATAGCAGGAAAGATTTTTCTTAGCAAGGCACAGATGCGGTTTGAAGAAATATCGCAGTTATACTTGCATTCTGCCGGCAGAAGAGAAGATAAGTTGCAGAAGAAAGACTTCTTTGTTTAAACAACTTAGATTTAGTTCCGGCTGCGGTCTCAAAAAGGCATGGAATAACTCATATTATGTCAGAATAAGGCAcgtacaatataatataattttgtctcACTTAACGTTCGATTGTACGTAAAATgacaatataacaaataacgTCGCAAATTGCTTTCGTCGTTGGTTTGTAGCAGCAATTCAATGATTCTGTCGAAATTATCCGATTTTAAACTGTATAAACTGTGAATAAAGCTTACACAGATAAGGCAACTAGTTGACATTTATTTGGAGTACAGCTTTTGTActtctctttatttataatatattgatgtcggtttatatttaattgtacgaACTCttgcagtaaaataaatttcaatagagTTTCCAGTAAGCTGCAAAAAGTACTCTTCGAGTCTTTCATATGTAATAGATTGCATTGCTTCATACATGCATCGTTGACGGCAGAAGATTCTAGTTCACATTCCCcttcaatttataattctggTATTGCGCATCAAAGGTTGACAGAAATTTGCTTCGATTTTGTGCagtatctgtaataaaaaaataatcagaatatatattgtgatttacaataattgtaatataaaactaatagtataatattgcaatttataatataatacagtaaattttgtaataaaataaattatgaattatcttTTGTTATTTGTAGTTTTGTCAGTAACGCGGCATATAAAGCattgatatgtaaaattttgcgCGTAACAGTAGTTTTCTTGATTATTAGCGGGATAATATATTAACCGTGCTAATAAGCAGaagtaatgaaatattataaccaTATAGATAACAAAAGCGTAGTGCAAGCGGTAGAATAAAATCGTAAATGTTGAAGGCATTTTAAGCTTCGAGGAAATATCAAATGCAATGAATGCCAGAGGACGGGCGATTAATTCGTTACGACTTGGGATAAAAGCGCTCGATGAAACACGAGAAATTTTCATGGATGAATAATCGAGTTCTTTCAAAAGATCGCACGTAAACGTTTGATGTTCTTTTGGAATAGATGTTCTATCCTCTTACTTTGTAGGTAGCGGAGGGTAAAGAGGGACGTGAACACCAGGTTtcgtttgattaaaaatttctctcttatGATATTCAACAAGGATAGTCTTTTTGTCTACTTGCTGCATACAgtgtgttttataatttctcgTCACAATTGCATtgcgtataataatatataaacaacaTATCAGGTAGACATATAGGATTGGCAGAACAGTTAATTAACACATAGCAAATTATAAGCAGTAAAACGCAAACAGACAAATCGCTGTATTTcgttaattaaactttaattaccTAAGATTTTAAGTTGACAATTTAATTAGAAGTGGTTTTTTTGAAGaaagacaaatataataattaaaatgaaataaattataatacctCGCTTAAAACACAcatcactcaaaaaaatgatcttgcaataatagctaaaattttctaggtgtaaaaaattaactaaaacagataaatgattagcaactgttgtgatatcgcatatgtaattacttaatcagtttagatgacagaaacagaatatatatctgtattgtttgtgaactttaaaaagaaagtttctctaaagcgcctatctatataagatcaatcacgtgttagatcatgcaatgaataacatttagcaatggcacctaaatttttcagaagctattgctagaacattactgctataaattctgtatgtgacaaacaatgttttcacagatacgaaaaatagcgatacattcttgttgcgatatctagaaatctaactacatcagcgaaatatttttttgagtgatgAAAACAAGAAGAGTAAAGATCTTTTGCGATGATATTGTTGTGGGTCCAGAGAAccacaatatatttttaattaataaaatagtataagaatatatattgtataatatcatataaaaacgCTGACGATTCAGTGCATTTCCGGTTCATACGAGACACCAGAGAATCGTGCAGCGTAAATCGAAACCTAATTCGTTGCTAATGCAAGAACGCTGACAAACTATCAAGAATCCGTCAGCACGTTTAATCGAAAGATCtttaaaactgcaatcaatTGCAGTTTCGCGATTATAAAGTCTCCGTCGCGAGACCACGACGGCGGGTCGAAAATTAACAACCAAACGGGACGGACGTATATCCGTCGAAACACGTATCAAGAAGATCGCGAATCGTAACTAACAAATAAGAGTAACTTGAGGCTCCGTGAAAACTAAACTTGTAAGATAAAGATTCCTGAAACGGAACTtagtaaattgtaaaaagagaaaacttgaaaagaaaatcaagaaACCAAGTAATAAAAGGACACctgttttttattgaaaaataaaaacagttttataatttccgGATTTCCGGCCTAATCCAACACCTCGGCAAATCTCGAACTCGTGCTCTTAAAAAGGGGcacaacaatatatttatgcgtaatttttagtatttgtcaaatatattttattttaatcaaaggattaattgtaattttgtttctaCTTAATAGATATTTGctgcatataaaatttattgttactaGAACATATCTTTGTGACTATCGGCAAATATTGggaatataagaaattaatttattattaaatttatgtaagaacttaaaacatttctttataataataaattatacaatgtcAACTAATTAACATTCTAgaccatttctttgtttaaaatataaaatttcaatgcattATAATGAAGAATatgtaaattctaaaattgctAGGcctattaatttatatacatactatAAAATTCCGGTGTccaataatgaataaaatgtacatttttatattctaagccatttctaaaaaaattgtaaagctactaaatgttaatataccttttttaaaagaagatttgCGTGAATAAGTGAGCTAATATTGCAAACATAGATAAAATTGACTTATTTGATCCCAATTGATAATGATGaggcattaaataaaaaaagacagtTAACAGGTTCGACGGAAGAATTTAATAGCTacataatatgataataagaTTTTCTTAACACGATAATAAGACTTTGCTAACGTTTATTAGATCGACGATTTCTGAGGATTTTATATCGATTGCgagaaattttaactttagaatagcgttttcgattccGAACAACCTAGatagtttttttcatttttcggttttttatttcaaaacaaaatgcTTGacttattatagatatttaattatttcaaaatgtttccTTAGAAACATAATAGACTCCGTCTATTTTCATGCAGCCTATTTAAcaatctgttaatattgtatatcgtaaaattgtatgcgtttatgtattttaagaaaattacttGCATTTAACGACTTTTACCAATAGGAAACCCACATCCTACGTGATTAATTTCACCTTATTTAGATAGTATTATCgcataaaagagagaaaagtttttatcaCAGTTgtgtgataataaataatataattgataaaaataataaaataaagttaataaatagtaaataaaacttttaaagtaaaataacttgaaatttatgtttatactttgatatgtaaatttacttatgagctaatttatttattgttttaatgttaatttatttattaatattatgtatgtagaatacatcataaaattttcttctctgCTCTATTCTTCtcgaaatttattacaaaatattaaacttatcGTTATTAATTACAGCACTTTGACTTTAATTGTGCACTACTTAGCTCGGATGACTAAACCAACGTCAACACTTTTGCATGGATCTTTCATGGACATTACATCATGAATATAACAGGTTCCGTGCTGATGATTCGAGGTCATGGCTATTGTAACGCGCGAGTACGTACGAGTCGTTATTAACATTAAGTTACacattattctttataaattcaGCATAgataattaactaaaaattaacataccataaattttcaatgtgtAGTATGTATTGACTTACGAAACGACATGACGAATAGTAATCGTAGGCGTTTAGATAAAACTCtgaagatttttaaatgtcaattatataattgtgctATTTTTATTAGCGTGCAAACATGCTACTTCCCACGCTATGAATTTACATGTGTACATTTTAACCCAGTGATGcacatttaaattatgaactgaataatattgtattttacatgtttttatcgaagattaattttgattttctcaTACCGCGAGAAGGATAGTAGAATATTTTCGGCTATCTCGTCTTTGATGAAGTTTCACTGCGATTCGAACCGCACTTTCTCATTCGATTAGGTGTTGTCGTAATGTTAAGTATCTTAATCGATTGCATCACTTGCACTACGAGCGGCATTTCGAGTTTCACGATGTGTAATCGTGATGTGCAGTCGTGACGGTCGGCACTGCATCACGGCTTGCTGCCTTGAAAGTTGCAACTCGACTGACTAAACAGAGCGTAGAGTAGACTCTATAACTTGTCTAACCTAACCCAAGTCGCCTTCAGTAGTGGAAAAGTGAACGCTTCGTAGAATCTCACGTTTTGCCAAAGGAAAATTGATGCGTGAACTTGCGCGACTCTTTAATTAACTACTATGACTTTATATATTGTCTAGACTTTTATGATATCTAATTGTACTCACGTGACAGACAACGgagattatttttgtatcattaacaatttaaggaattattattatataaatagtttacttagattatacttatataatagTATACTTAAATTAGTATATAAATGGTACAAGTATGATAATCTTGTGTGTGAATTTTACGAAGCAATTATGAGCCGATTGCGTCTTTCTTCATATTTGAATGCATACTGTCGAATGATATGTACGCAGAAAGAATAGTAATGAACGTGTTTGTCTTTCTATCTTATCTTATGCACAAAAAATGAGTCACACCAGTTcagttcttaatttttttccacgtacaagatatttttaaatcgtcgagatcttatctttttaataacaaatgtttttttttcatcaatttggATTCGATtcgtttttaacaaaattttaagatacCAATAATTTTAGTCACACATCATAATTTACAAGcgaaaatgaattaaaagatCGCGTTTGTTACATATATGTGAAA
This genomic window from Linepithema humile isolate Giens D197 chromosome 5, Lhum_UNIL_v1.0, whole genome shotgun sequence contains:
- the LOC105669316 gene encoding alpha-(1,3)-fucosyltransferase C-like, which encodes MAKTMNKKSYFFVSLIVTSILTCLYFIVFYDNFKIKEMFVRAYVLPEENEFVEKMIDTKEYRRKGMKTILLWNTFFGDRNFYFGEGDIFRDCPINTCKIFNDRDYLNVEDYDAILFHGNELNKYDMPARRKPKQLYVYVNLESPANRQVPSDFEDYFNLTMTYRLDSDIPWTYAFVEEIKSGKFVAPSKNPDWSAYRNTISTGVEEAVDDEVPSAILDVVRGKSKLVTWFVSNCQAKSGRLKYVEELSKHIGVDIYGGCGTFRCSRGKSCFSDVVEPNYFFYLSFENSFCDDYVTEKLMNPLRYNVIPVVYGGANYSQFAPPNSYVNALDFENPKKLATYLKYLSQDLRRYQSFLQWKKYYRVNMETKRTVCTLCEVLHKQNQPKMYPILSDWYAKNKCSIQTLLDYNGDKYATKMTLINRG